From Anopheles darlingi chromosome 2, idAnoDarlMG_H_01, whole genome shotgun sequence, the proteins below share one genomic window:
- the LOC125947896 gene encoding ubinuclein-2 isoform X1 has protein sequence MSDVKRVTLTTISDVVRKGGVGGGTTTISTGSTLMSSSSFGGGAFSQFELSSATTTATAAASAFASSSSMFGGAAGGKDAIGGGAAGNNGSNSGGSSKKQKTVRLNLNLFEPTADSFPEFNFSKLIHEEQKRLKKLHKKHDEEANGFLSDPELDNDVARMARELELKYGSGSAYASSKSSKHAPPSKLDYCDRGAGYDEEDSFIDNSEAYDELMPQEVETVGGGFYINSGQLEFKQLSNFERPEDAQRMPKPKKRALSTSSESSDGEAEPETTESKSKPQETTSGGQLSGEKIVSNHKDLGAQQQPQQQQQQQQQPAQPMECQSGNEDATPSLTASSGTAVAISGSQDEKVRLNGHVSKKQKLNDNGQSAAPKGGSGTVEAMVLEDKLVQSSASGVLPMSGGEKDSKSNGVKGGKPTNPASSTKKDETAVTIEGGGVKTVKTTTVKDMLRAKRDSLRKMEQEKKGRSSGSSRVSSSEAEEDGDDGGGDEDDEEDDEENDDEDEDDEDDDEDEDDDEDEGRSEKNSHDTRSEVDIGSDSESSRESTSEKPVANVSTSVPSTMPNSTVTTITTTTTAVASTIVSVAAADPPTMNGGPMEPEQQQQQQPQQQHQQHQQQQQQQQQIEERKRKDCKLPDGIGESLRNDIGTLLELANSQSGGGGKLNYFDSKVADLMLQIDEACRSYGGSGSNSTRNVVFRYLEAHLSISRQSLQLKLKKIRIRWLENRSKSTLGKLENAVNQMMPAILAKYELDCAKVQEIRAAQQAQAAATAAAAAAASSTANNSSISATSLMTNGAEKPDAAPVSVPQVRNPKKRFPWNDRSSVLLWELFTLRSDMYGLVRPRNESQEEFVADYLRTRVVPLWPKGWIRYEDLQKELDRRKKVLAKIQGAAAGTAAAAATAGGGGGAVKEPHSKKPIIMLSPLTSPGLPESTGTKMNGVPSVSATDMTMSISGSQRTPSNQSAGGSKSKQTDSERSPSAAIGGNVVATSTASLTGVVPYIGDGLSPNHSSLHKRTSDHSISNIMNSPPLPPPASTIDSRHSPGDTNRSAGGRNNHTGNRRCSFDDDHSAGVQAGQRHEPVVVSSTSSKDGSSPRRVHFPGGTTEGKGSSSHHHHHHHRRTSREEDSDSSIEIIAEYSMTAGGVNAATGGGAVVQGSKGSGMMSGSNVTSPMVGTNLPVLNREKYKNLIAGKTKSGSSTTSSHAGSPVASMDLPSPMGTPTGSSGSGLKYSKHSPAAAVSGSTSASPSFNSSMANAVGGASGLPFAIPSGAVSGGSGSSLDIVDMQQIMKDLKELQELQQHHNAGGNSGSSNRKVPDTSTLQNQQQQQHQQQQQQPPHNAARSSDYFIDCDMDDDGEDLVFSRDNYPYGPP, from the exons ATGTCGGATGTGAAACGTGTTACACTGACCACGATAAGTGATGTGGTAAGGAAgggtggtgtcggtggaggAACGACGACCATCTCCACCGGAAGCACCCTcatgtcgtcgtcttccttcGGTGGTGGAGCATTTTCGCAGTTCGAGCTATCTtcggcgaccaccaccgccaccgcagccGCTAGTGCGTTCGCCTCCAGCTCGTCCATGTTCGGTGGCGCAGCAGGCGGCAAGGATGCCATCGGCGGAGGCGCAGCAGGAAATAATGGGAGCAATAGTGGTGGGTCATcgaagaaacagaaaaccgTGCGTCTGAACCTGAACCTCTTCGAACCGACCGCCGACAGCTTCCCGGAGTTCAACTTCTCCAAACTGATCCACGAAGAACAG AAACGGTTGAAAAAGCTGCATAAGAAGCACGATGAAGAAGCGAATGGTTTTCTGTCCGATCCGGAACTGGACAACGACGTTGCACGTATGGCACGGGAACTGGAGCTAAAGTACGGTTCTGGATCAGCGTACGCTAGCAGCAAGAGCTCCAAGCACGCTCCACCTTCGAAGCTGGACTACTGCGATCGCGGTGCCGGCTACGATGAGGAAGATTCGTTCATCGACAACTCCGAAGCA TACGATGAACTGATGCCACAGGAAGTTGAAACGGTCGGTGGCGGATTTTACATCAATTCGGGGCAGCTCGAGTTCAAGCAGTTGTCAAACTTTGAGCGTCCCGAGGATGCTCAACGTAtgccgaaaccgaagaaacgTGCTCTATCCACTTCTTCCGAGAGTAGCGATGGTGAGGCCGAGCCGGAAACTACTGAATCCAAATCGAAACCGCAGGAAACCACGAGTGGTGGTCAGCTTTCGGGCGAGAAGATTGTATCCAACCATAAGGATCTGGGAgctcaacagcagccgcagcagcagcaacaacaacaacaacaaccagcacagCCAATGGAATGTCAGTCAGGAAATGAAGATGCAACACCGTCTTTGACAGCCAGCAGTGGCACAGCAGTAGCCATTAGCGGCAGCCAGGACGAGAAGGTACGCTTGAATGGCCACGTatcgaagaagcagaaactgAACGATAATGGCCAATCGGCAGCACCGAAGGGAGGAAGTGGTACCGTAGAGGCAATGGTCCTCGAGGATAAACTAGTGCAGTCCTCGGCTTCCGGTGTGCTGCCGATGTCCGGAGGAGAAAAGGATTCGAAATCAAATGGCGTGAAAGGTGGAAAACCGACCAATCCGGCTAGTTCAACAAAGAAGGATGAGACAGCGGTGACCatcgagggtggtggtgtgaagaCGGTAAAGACAACGACGGTAAAAGATATGCTGCGCGCGAAGCGGGACAGCTTGAGGAAGATGGAGCAAGAGAAGAAGGGTCGCTCGAGTGGTTCGAGCCGTGTGTCCAGctcggaagcggaagaagacggcgatgatggcggaggggacgaggacgacgaggaggatgatgaggagaacgatgatgaggatgaagatgatgaggacgacgatgaggatgaggatgacgatgaggacgagggtAGAAGTGAGAAGAACTCGCACGATACCCGCTCCGAAGTcgacatcggatcggatagtGAATCTAGCCGCGAAAGTACCAGCGAAAAGCCAGTGGCCAACGTTTCAACCAGCGTGCCATCCACGATGCCCAACAGCACAGTGACCACTattaccactactaccactgccGTCGCTAGCACTATCGTTAgtgttgcagctgctgatcCTCCGACGATGAACGGTGGACCAATGgaaccagagcagcagcagcagcaacaaccacagcaacagcatcagcagcatcagcagcagcaacagcaacagcaacagattGAAGAACGCAAGCGAAAGGATTGTAAACTGCCAGATGGTATCGGAGAGTCACTGCGCAACGACATTGGCACTCTGCTAGAGTTGGCCAACAGCCagtccggtggcggtggaaagcTGAACTACTTTGATAGCAAAGTGGCCGATCTAATGTTGCAGATCGACGAGGCATGCCGTAGCTACGGTGGTTCAGGTTCGAACAGTACGCGGAACGTGGTGTTCCGGTATCTGGAGGCACACCTCTCGATCAGTCGACAATCTTTGCAGCTCAAACTGAAGAAAATCCGCATCCGGTGGCTCGAGAATCGCTCAAAGAGCACACTGGGAAAGCTGGAAAATGCGGTGAACCAGATGATGCCCGCCATTCTGGCCAAATACGAACTGGACTGTGCGAAGGTACAGGAGATCCGTGCCGCACAGCAGGCACAGGCGGCCGCgacggccgctgctgctgccgccgcctcAAGCACTGCAAACAACAGTAGCATTAGTGCCACCTCATTGATGACGAATGGGGCGGAGAAGCCGGATGCGGCACCTGTCTCGGTGCCGCAGGTGCGCAATCCAAAGAAACGCTTCCCCTGGAACGATCGTTCGAGCGTGCTACTGTGGGAGCTGTTCACACTTCGATCGGATATGTACGGTCTGGTGCGGCCACGCAACGAATCACAGGAAGAGTTTGTGGCCGACTATTTGCGTACCCGGGTGGTACCACTGTGGCCGAAGGGTTGGATACGGTACGAGGATCTACAGAAGGAGCTCGATCGCCGGAAAAAGGTACTGGCCAAGATCCAgggtgctgccgctggtaccgctgctgctgctgctactgccggtggtggcggcggtgctgTGAAGGAACCGCACAGCAAGAAACCGATCATCATGCTTTCACCCCTAACTTCACCCGGTCTACCGGAATCGACTGGCACGAAGATGAACGGAGTGCCGTCGGTCTCGGCCACCGACATGACGATGAGCATCAGCGGATCTCAGCGGACACCCAGTAACCAATCTGCAGGTGGCAGTAAGTCGAAGCAAACTGACTCGGAACGATCACCATCAGCTGCCATCGGCGGCAACGTCGTTGCCACTTCCACTGCCAGTCTCACCGGCGTCGTCCCGTATATCGGCGATGGATTATCTCCAAATCATTCTTCCCTCCACAAGCGTACCTCCGATCATAGTATTAGCAACATTATGAACTCAcctccccttccaccacctGCCAGTACCATCGACAGCAGACATTCTCCGGGTGATACGAACCGGAGTGCAGGCGGACGAAACAATCACACCGGCAATCGACGATGCtcgttcgatgatgatcattcggcTGGGGTACAGGCTGGGCAACGGCACGAACCGGTTGTGGTGAGTTCCACAAGCTCCAAGGATGGTTCCTCGCCTCGCCGGGTACACTTCCCGGGGGGCACCACCGAAGGCAAGGGATCCTCgtcgcatcatcaccatcatcatcatcgaagaaCGAGCCGTGAGGAGGACAGTGACAGTAGCATCGAAATCATTGCCGAGTACAGTATGACCGCCGGTGGTGTTAatgctgctaccggtggtggcgcggTAGTGCAAGGATCGAAAGGATCTGGCATGATGAGCGGATCGAACGTAACGTCTCCCATGGTCGGTACGAACCTACCTGTGCTCAATCGGGAAAAGTATAAAAATCTGATCGCTGGCAAAACCAAATCGGGCTCCTCCACTACATCCTCGCACGCTGGCAGTCCTGTTGCCTCGATGGATCTTCCGTCTCCGATGGGGACACCGACCGGGTCATCCGGTTCCGGATTGAAATATTCCAAACATTCACCAGCGGCCGCCGTCAGTGGATCTACGTCTGCATCACCTTCTTTCAATAGCTCCATGGCTAAtgccgttggtggtgcgaGCGGATTACCGTTTGCGATTCCATCGGGTGCGGTGAGCGGCGGCAGTGGCTCTTCGTTGGACATTGTGGATATGCAGCAGATAATGAAAGATCTCAAAGAGTTACAG GAGCTACAGCAACATCACAATGCCGGTGgaaacagtggcagcagtaaCCGTAAAGTGCCGGATACCTCAACATTGcagaaccaacagcagcagcagcatcagcagcagcaacaacaaccaccccaTAATG CTGCACGTTCATCGGATTACTTTATTGACTGTGATatggatgacgatggcgaggaTCTGGTGTTCTCTAGGGACAACTACCCGTACGGTCCACCGTAA
- the LOC125947896 gene encoding ubinuclein-2 isoform X2: MSDVKRVTLTTISDVVRKGGVGGGTTTISTGSTLMSSSSFGGGAFSQFELSSATTTATAAASAFASSSSMFGGAAGGKDAIGGGAAGNNGSNSGGSSKKQKTVRLNLNLFEPTADSFPEFNFSKLIHEEQKRLKKLHKKHDEEANGFLSDPELDNDVARMARELELKYGSGSAYASSKSSKHAPPSKLDYCDRGAGYDEEDSFIDNSEAYDELMPQEVETVGGGFYINSGQLEFKQLSNFERPEDAQRMPKPKKRALSTSSESSDGEAEPETTESKSKPQETTSGGQLSGEKIVSNHKDLGAQQQPQQQQQQQQQPAQPMECQSGNEDATPSLTASSGTAVAISGSQDEKVRLNGHVSKKQKLNDNGQSAAPKGGSGTVEAMVLEDKLVQSSASGVLPMSGGEKDSKSNGVKGGKPTNPASSTKKDETAVTIEGGGVKTVKTTTVKDMLRAKRDSLRKMEQEKKGRSSGSSRVSSSEAEEDGDDGGGDEDDEEDDEENDDEDEDDEDDDEDEDDDEDEGRSEKNSHDTRSEVDIGSDSESSRESTSEKPVANVSTSVPSTMPNSTVTTITTTTTAVASTIVSVAAADPPTMNGGPMEPEQQQQQQPQQQHQQHQQQQQQQQQIEERKRKDCKLPDGIGESLRNDIGTLLELANSQSGGGGKLNYFDSKVADLMLQIDEACRSYGGSGSNSTRNVVFRYLEAHLSISRQSLQLKLKKIRIRWLENRSKSTLGKLENAVNQMMPAILAKYELDCAKVQEIRAAQQAQAAATAAAAAAASSTANNSSISATSLMTNGAEKPDAAPVSVPQVRNPKKRFPWNDRSSVLLWELFTLRSDMYGLVRPRNESQEEFVADYLRTRVVPLWPKGWIRYEDLQKELDRRKKVLAKIQGAAAGTAAAAATAGGGGGAVKEPHSKKPIIMLSPLTSPGLPESTGTKMNGVPSVSATDMTMSISGSQRTPSNQSAGGSKSKQTDSERSPSAAIGGNVVATSTASLTGVVPYIGDGLSPNHSSLHKRTSDHSISNIMNSPPLPPPASTIDSRHSPGDTNRSAGGRNNHTGNRRCSFDDDHSAGVQAGQRHEPVVVSSTSSKDGSSPRRVHFPGGTTEGKGSSSHHHHHHHRRTSREEDSDSSIEIIAEYSMTAGGVNAATGGGAVVQGSKGSGMMSGSNVTSPMVGTNLPVLNREKYKNLIAGKTKSGSSTTSSHAGSPVASMDLPSPMGTPTGSSGSGLKYSKHSPAAAVSGSTSASPSFNSSMANAVGGASGLPFAIPSGAVSGGSGSSLDIVDMQQIMKDLKELQELQQHHNAGGNSGSSNRKVPDTSTLQNQQQQQHQQQQQQPPHNDPSNKLPNGEEDVTILLD; the protein is encoded by the exons ATGTCGGATGTGAAACGTGTTACACTGACCACGATAAGTGATGTGGTAAGGAAgggtggtgtcggtggaggAACGACGACCATCTCCACCGGAAGCACCCTcatgtcgtcgtcttccttcGGTGGTGGAGCATTTTCGCAGTTCGAGCTATCTtcggcgaccaccaccgccaccgcagccGCTAGTGCGTTCGCCTCCAGCTCGTCCATGTTCGGTGGCGCAGCAGGCGGCAAGGATGCCATCGGCGGAGGCGCAGCAGGAAATAATGGGAGCAATAGTGGTGGGTCATcgaagaaacagaaaaccgTGCGTCTGAACCTGAACCTCTTCGAACCGACCGCCGACAGCTTCCCGGAGTTCAACTTCTCCAAACTGATCCACGAAGAACAG AAACGGTTGAAAAAGCTGCATAAGAAGCACGATGAAGAAGCGAATGGTTTTCTGTCCGATCCGGAACTGGACAACGACGTTGCACGTATGGCACGGGAACTGGAGCTAAAGTACGGTTCTGGATCAGCGTACGCTAGCAGCAAGAGCTCCAAGCACGCTCCACCTTCGAAGCTGGACTACTGCGATCGCGGTGCCGGCTACGATGAGGAAGATTCGTTCATCGACAACTCCGAAGCA TACGATGAACTGATGCCACAGGAAGTTGAAACGGTCGGTGGCGGATTTTACATCAATTCGGGGCAGCTCGAGTTCAAGCAGTTGTCAAACTTTGAGCGTCCCGAGGATGCTCAACGTAtgccgaaaccgaagaaacgTGCTCTATCCACTTCTTCCGAGAGTAGCGATGGTGAGGCCGAGCCGGAAACTACTGAATCCAAATCGAAACCGCAGGAAACCACGAGTGGTGGTCAGCTTTCGGGCGAGAAGATTGTATCCAACCATAAGGATCTGGGAgctcaacagcagccgcagcagcagcaacaacaacaacaacaaccagcacagCCAATGGAATGTCAGTCAGGAAATGAAGATGCAACACCGTCTTTGACAGCCAGCAGTGGCACAGCAGTAGCCATTAGCGGCAGCCAGGACGAGAAGGTACGCTTGAATGGCCACGTatcgaagaagcagaaactgAACGATAATGGCCAATCGGCAGCACCGAAGGGAGGAAGTGGTACCGTAGAGGCAATGGTCCTCGAGGATAAACTAGTGCAGTCCTCGGCTTCCGGTGTGCTGCCGATGTCCGGAGGAGAAAAGGATTCGAAATCAAATGGCGTGAAAGGTGGAAAACCGACCAATCCGGCTAGTTCAACAAAGAAGGATGAGACAGCGGTGACCatcgagggtggtggtgtgaagaCGGTAAAGACAACGACGGTAAAAGATATGCTGCGCGCGAAGCGGGACAGCTTGAGGAAGATGGAGCAAGAGAAGAAGGGTCGCTCGAGTGGTTCGAGCCGTGTGTCCAGctcggaagcggaagaagacggcgatgatggcggaggggacgaggacgacgaggaggatgatgaggagaacgatgatgaggatgaagatgatgaggacgacgatgaggatgaggatgacgatgaggacgagggtAGAAGTGAGAAGAACTCGCACGATACCCGCTCCGAAGTcgacatcggatcggatagtGAATCTAGCCGCGAAAGTACCAGCGAAAAGCCAGTGGCCAACGTTTCAACCAGCGTGCCATCCACGATGCCCAACAGCACAGTGACCACTattaccactactaccactgccGTCGCTAGCACTATCGTTAgtgttgcagctgctgatcCTCCGACGATGAACGGTGGACCAATGgaaccagagcagcagcagcagcaacaaccacagcaacagcatcagcagcatcagcagcagcaacagcaacagcaacagattGAAGAACGCAAGCGAAAGGATTGTAAACTGCCAGATGGTATCGGAGAGTCACTGCGCAACGACATTGGCACTCTGCTAGAGTTGGCCAACAGCCagtccggtggcggtggaaagcTGAACTACTTTGATAGCAAAGTGGCCGATCTAATGTTGCAGATCGACGAGGCATGCCGTAGCTACGGTGGTTCAGGTTCGAACAGTACGCGGAACGTGGTGTTCCGGTATCTGGAGGCACACCTCTCGATCAGTCGACAATCTTTGCAGCTCAAACTGAAGAAAATCCGCATCCGGTGGCTCGAGAATCGCTCAAAGAGCACACTGGGAAAGCTGGAAAATGCGGTGAACCAGATGATGCCCGCCATTCTGGCCAAATACGAACTGGACTGTGCGAAGGTACAGGAGATCCGTGCCGCACAGCAGGCACAGGCGGCCGCgacggccgctgctgctgccgccgcctcAAGCACTGCAAACAACAGTAGCATTAGTGCCACCTCATTGATGACGAATGGGGCGGAGAAGCCGGATGCGGCACCTGTCTCGGTGCCGCAGGTGCGCAATCCAAAGAAACGCTTCCCCTGGAACGATCGTTCGAGCGTGCTACTGTGGGAGCTGTTCACACTTCGATCGGATATGTACGGTCTGGTGCGGCCACGCAACGAATCACAGGAAGAGTTTGTGGCCGACTATTTGCGTACCCGGGTGGTACCACTGTGGCCGAAGGGTTGGATACGGTACGAGGATCTACAGAAGGAGCTCGATCGCCGGAAAAAGGTACTGGCCAAGATCCAgggtgctgccgctggtaccgctgctgctgctgctactgccggtggtggcggcggtgctgTGAAGGAACCGCACAGCAAGAAACCGATCATCATGCTTTCACCCCTAACTTCACCCGGTCTACCGGAATCGACTGGCACGAAGATGAACGGAGTGCCGTCGGTCTCGGCCACCGACATGACGATGAGCATCAGCGGATCTCAGCGGACACCCAGTAACCAATCTGCAGGTGGCAGTAAGTCGAAGCAAACTGACTCGGAACGATCACCATCAGCTGCCATCGGCGGCAACGTCGTTGCCACTTCCACTGCCAGTCTCACCGGCGTCGTCCCGTATATCGGCGATGGATTATCTCCAAATCATTCTTCCCTCCACAAGCGTACCTCCGATCATAGTATTAGCAACATTATGAACTCAcctccccttccaccacctGCCAGTACCATCGACAGCAGACATTCTCCGGGTGATACGAACCGGAGTGCAGGCGGACGAAACAATCACACCGGCAATCGACGATGCtcgttcgatgatgatcattcggcTGGGGTACAGGCTGGGCAACGGCACGAACCGGTTGTGGTGAGTTCCACAAGCTCCAAGGATGGTTCCTCGCCTCGCCGGGTACACTTCCCGGGGGGCACCACCGAAGGCAAGGGATCCTCgtcgcatcatcaccatcatcatcatcgaagaaCGAGCCGTGAGGAGGACAGTGACAGTAGCATCGAAATCATTGCCGAGTACAGTATGACCGCCGGTGGTGTTAatgctgctaccggtggtggcgcggTAGTGCAAGGATCGAAAGGATCTGGCATGATGAGCGGATCGAACGTAACGTCTCCCATGGTCGGTACGAACCTACCTGTGCTCAATCGGGAAAAGTATAAAAATCTGATCGCTGGCAAAACCAAATCGGGCTCCTCCACTACATCCTCGCACGCTGGCAGTCCTGTTGCCTCGATGGATCTTCCGTCTCCGATGGGGACACCGACCGGGTCATCCGGTTCCGGATTGAAATATTCCAAACATTCACCAGCGGCCGCCGTCAGTGGATCTACGTCTGCATCACCTTCTTTCAATAGCTCCATGGCTAAtgccgttggtggtgcgaGCGGATTACCGTTTGCGATTCCATCGGGTGCGGTGAGCGGCGGCAGTGGCTCTTCGTTGGACATTGTGGATATGCAGCAGATAATGAAAGATCTCAAAGAGTTACAG GAGCTACAGCAACATCACAATGCCGGTGgaaacagtggcagcagtaaCCGTAAAGTGCCGGATACCTCAACATTGcagaaccaacagcagcagcagcatcagcagcagcaacaacaaccaccccaTAATG ATCCCTCGAACAAACTGCCAAACGGCGAAGAAGATGTCACCATACTCCTGGATTGA